A single genomic interval of Caretta caretta isolate rCarCar2 chromosome 23, rCarCar1.hap1, whole genome shotgun sequence harbors:
- the LOC125628087 gene encoding cytochrome P450 2F1-like isoform X1, whose protein sequence is MGLPHALTRDTRFRGFLLPEGTNVIPLLFSVHNDPAQFKDPASFDPAHFLDPRGGFRKQDAFMAFSTGPCGLPGPGLRSGSGTGKRNCLGEGLARMELFLFFTAVLQSFALTPLARPEEIDISPLMSGLGNVPGPYELRAVPR, encoded by the exons ATGGGGCTCCCGCACGCGCTGACCCGGGACACCCGGTTCAGGGGTTTCCTGCTGCCAGAG GGCACCAACGTCATCCCGCTGCTGTTCTCCGTTCACAACGACCCCGCCCAGTTCAAAGACCCGGCCTCGTTCGACCCGGCCCATTTCCTGGACCCGAGAGGAGGTTTCCGAAAGCAAGACGCCTTCATGGCCTTCTCCACGGGTCCGTGTGGCCTGCCCGGTCCGGGGCTGAGGAGCGGGAGTGGGACAG GGAAGAGGAACTGCCTGGGCGAGGGCCTGGCCCGCATGgagctcttcctcttcttcacCGCCGTCCTGCAGAGCTTCGCCCTCACGCCCCTCGCCCGCCCAGAGGAAATCGACATCTCGCCCTTGATGAGTGGCCTGGGGAACGTGCCAGGTCCCTACGAGCTCCGGGCTGTCCCTCGCTGA
- the LOC125628087 gene encoding cytochrome P450 2F1-like isoform X2 encodes MGLPHALTRDTRFRGFLLPEGTNVIPLLFSVHNDPAQFKDPASFDPAHFLDPRGGFRKQDAFMAFSTGKRNCLGEGLARMELFLFFTAVLQSFALTPLARPEEIDISPLMSGLGNVPGPYELRAVPR; translated from the exons ATGGGGCTCCCGCACGCGCTGACCCGGGACACCCGGTTCAGGGGTTTCCTGCTGCCAGAG GGCACCAACGTCATCCCGCTGCTGTTCTCCGTTCACAACGACCCCGCCCAGTTCAAAGACCCGGCCTCGTTCGACCCGGCCCATTTCCTGGACCCGAGAGGAGGTTTCCGAAAGCAAGACGCCTTCATGGCCTTCTCCACGG GGAAGAGGAACTGCCTGGGCGAGGGCCTGGCCCGCATGgagctcttcctcttcttcacCGCCGTCCTGCAGAGCTTCGCCCTCACGCCCCTCGCCCGCCCAGAGGAAATCGACATCTCGCCCTTGATGAGTGGCCTGGGGAACGTGCCAGGTCCCTACGAGCTCCGGGCTGTCCCTCGCTGA